The genomic interval TCGCGTTGTAGGCCGACGAGCCCCGGTAGCTCAGCAGTCCGACCGAGCGGGAGACGCGCATGCCGCGCTTCCCGGCCTCGCCGTCTTCGGCGCCGAACGTTCCGTCGGCCTCGATGGCCATTCGCTGCGACTCGTTGAAGGCGATCGTCCACGGCTGACTGCGTGCGGCCGTAGCGATCAGAGCGAGGCGCTCGGCGAAACCGGGCCTCGCGAGCGCCATCTCGAGCGCCTGAAACCCTCCGATCGAGCTGCCGATCACGGCCCGGACCGACCCGACCCCCAAATGGTCGGCCAACAGCAGATGCGCGTTCACCATATCGCGCACGGTGATGAACGGGAACGACCCGTAATAGGGCTTTCCGGTCGCCGGATTCAAGCTCAGCGGCCCCGTCGAGCCGTAATGCGACCCGATGACGTTCGCGCATACGACATAGTACCGACGCGGATCGAGAAAGCGCCCCTGCTCGACGGTCCGCGGCCACCAGTCGGCCACGTCCGAATTAGCCGTCAGCGCGTGGCAGACCCAAATCGCATTGTTTCCCTTGAACTTGCCGTAGGTATGATAGGCGATCTGCAGCTCGGGGAGCCGCTCCCCGTTCTCGAGCACGAAAGGCTTGTCGTATTTGTAGTAACGTACCGGCATTTCCGTCCGTCAGGCTTTCACGTAAAAAAAGGCTTGCTCGAAATCGCGAATCAGGTCGTCGATATGCTCGATACCGGCCGAGATACGCAACAGCGTCGGCAGGACGCCGGCCGCGCGCTGCTCCTCCTCGGAAAGCTGCGAATGGGTCGTCGCCGCCGGCTGGATAATCAGCGTGCGGTTGTCGCCCACGTTGGCCAGATGCGACACGAGCCGCAAATGGTCCACCAGCGACTCGGTCTGCCGCTTGTCGCCCTTGAGCACGACCGACAGCACGCAGCCGAAGCCATGACGCAGATAGCGGGCGGCCAGCTCGTGGTGCGGATCGTCCTCCAGCCCGGGATAGAACACCTGCTCGACGAGCGGATGAGCCTTGAAGTAGCGTGCCAGCGCCAGCGCGTTGTCCGCCTCGCGCTGCACGCGCAGCGACAGCGTCTCGATGCCCTGCATGATCATGAAGGAGTTGAACGGCGAGATGCAGCACCCCAAATCGCGCACTCCCTCGGCCCGGCACTTGGCGATGAAAGCCAACTGTCCGAAGGCCTCCGTAAAACGCAGACCGTGATAGCTCTCCGAAGGCTCGGACAGCATCGGATATTTGCCGTTGTTCCAATCGTAGGTTCCGCCCTCGACGATCACGCCGCCCATCGACGTGCCGTGCCCGCCGAGCCACTTGGTCGCCGACTCGACGACGACGGCAGCGCCGTACTCGATCGGACGGCACAGGTAGCCGCCGGCTCCGAACGTATTGTCGACGATCAGCGGAAGGTCGTAGCGCCGTGCAAGCGCGGCAAGCGCGCCGAAATCGGGCACGGCGAAGCTCGGATTGCCGATCGTCTCGACATAGATCGCCCGCGTGCGCGGGTCGATCAGCGACTCCATATGCTGCGGATCGTTGTCCGGCGCGAAGCGGCACTCGAGCCCGAAATTGCGCAGCACGATCTTGAACTGGTTGTGCGTGCCCCCGTACAGATAGGGCGAGCTGACGAAATTGTCGCCCGGGCTCAATATGCTCGTCAGCGCGACGAGCTGAGCCGAATGCCCCGACGAAACGGCCAATGCGGCCGGTCCGCCCTCGAGCGCGGCCACGCGCTTCTCGAGCATATCGGTCGTCGGATTCTGCAAACGGGTATAGATATTGCCCGACTCGCGCAGTGCGAACAGGTCGGCTCCGTGCTCCGCACTGTCGAAAGTATAAGCGGTGGTCTGATACAGCGGCGTCACGCGCGAGTGCGTCGCATCGGGCGTATAGCCCGCATGGACCTGCAAGGTCTCGAATTCCCTCTCGTCTCCGGTCATGGCTTCTTCCAAATTCGTTCACGCACGGACGGCCAGCGCCCATACGGTACAAATGTACGTGATTTTCGGCTAATTTCCGCCGGAGCGTCTCAAAAATCATAGCTTCATCACCGCAGCCGCCCGGCAAGCTCGCGAACGAAAACGAAACGGGAAAAGAGACGATCCGCATGGCTATTCTTCCGAATCCCATCCGGATCGATCTGTCCGGACAAGCGGGGACGCGATTTCCCGTTCCCTATCCAACGAGCGGTCCCATCCACACGAAATTTCCATACATGGAACCAAGCACGCCCGGCCGTCGAGTCTGAACGGGGAAACCGCCCGGATCATATTCCGGGACAACGATTCCGCTTTTCCGATGTTCGTCCCGACCGGCTCCCGGTTGTTATCCGTCGCAGGTATACGGAGCTCGTCCCGACAGGTCGATCCGTAAAACGGTCCAACATACGACAATGGAATCGGAACGGACAACGATCCCCAAAAGTACGGGGTTCGTCCGCATATTTCAGCGTTTTCTGAAAATATTGAAACGGGCCAGCAGGCGGCTCCGACGCTCGAGCATCGCGAACTCAAGCAACAGCAAGGCGAGCGCCAGACCGATCAGATACTGGTACTGCTCGTTGAAATCCTCGAACACGGTCGACGTGAGCTCTTTTTTCTCGACCTCGTTGATTTTCTGCACGATCTCGTCTAACCCCAAACTGCGGTTCGTAGCCCGGATATAGGCTCCGCCGGTCGTCAGCGCGATCTGTTCGAGCATCTGTTCGTCGAGCTTCGACACGACCATGTCGCCCTGCTCGTCCTTGATGAACTCGCCGTCGATCGAAATCGGAGCGCCCTCGGGCGTGCCTATGCCGATCGTGTAGATTCTGATGCCCTTCTCAGCTGCCGCCTTCGCCGCCGCGAGCGCGTCGTCCTCGTGGTTCTCGCCGTCGGAAATGACGACGATCACGCGGCTACCCTCGCTGCCGGACGAAAACGAGCTGGCGGCCAGATCGATCGCCGCGCCGATCGCCGTACCCTGCTTGGACACCATCGTAGGCGATATCTGGGCGGCGAAGCTGCGCGCGGCCACATAGTCGGACGTAATGGGAAGCTGCATGTAGGCGTCACCGGCGAACACGATCAGCCCGATACGGTCCTGCTCGAGCTGCTGAGTCAGCCTGTCGATCGCGAACTTGGTCCGCTCCAAACGGCTCGGTTCGAAATCCTGAGCCAGCATGCTGTTCGACACATCGACCGCCAGCATCATCTCGATCCCGGTGCGAGTCACCTCCTTGAGTTTCGAACCGAACTGCGGACGGGCCAGCGCGACGACCAGCAGCAGCACGGCCGCCGAGAATAGCACGAACTTGTAGCGCGGCCGCGCCGTCGAAGCCTCGGGCATCAATTCCGAAACGGTCGCCGGATCGCCGAAGCGCTCGATCGCCCGCCGCCGGGCCCGGGCCGAAAGCAAGTGTACGCCCCACAAAAGAGGCAGAATCAGCAGCAGATAGAAATATTCGGGAGTTGCAAATCGGAACATGACAATCTCTGTTTTTAAGGAATCTGGCGGAACCACAGCCGGCGCATGGCGAATCCGGCCGCAAGCAGCAGCAACGCGCCGAGAACGAAAGGGGCGAAACGCTCGTCGTAACGCGTCTGACTCTCGACCTCGACCCGGCTTTTCTCCAAACGGTTGATCTCCTTGTAGATTTCGCGGAGCTTCTCGTTATCGGTAGCGCGGAAATAGCGCCCTCCGGTCTTCTCGGCTATATCGGAGAGTATCTTCTCGTCGATCTCGACCTTCATCGGGACGAAACTGAGGTTTCCCCACATGTCGAGGGCCGGATAGGGAGCCTGTCCCTCGCTGCCGACTCCTATCGTATAGACGCGGATGCCGAGCGTAGAAGCGATGTCGGCCGCCGTCAGCGGAGCGATCTGGCCGCTGTTGTTGACGCCGTCGGTCAGCAGGATCACGACCTTGCTCTTGGCCTGACTTTCGCGCAGCCTGTTCACGGCCGTGGCCAGCCCGTTTCCTATGGCCGTGCCGTCGTCGATCATGCCGCTGCGGACCGTGCCCAAAATATTGAGCAGCGAAGCCTTATCAGTCGTCAGCGGGCTTTGCGTGAAACTTTCCCCGGCGAAAACGACCAGACCGATCCGGTCGTTCGGCCGGTCGGCGATGAAGCTCGCGGCCACCTCCTTGGCGGCCGAAATCCGGTCGGGCTGGAAATCGCGGGCGAGCATGCTGCCCGAAATGTCGAGCGACAGCACGATGTCGATTCCCTCGGTCGTCCGACTCGAATCGCTCTGGGAACTCTGCGGACGGGCCAACGCAACGACCAACAGCGCAACGGCTCCGCAGCGCAACACGAAAGGCATATGCCTCAGATAATAGCGCGCTCCGCGCGGCACGCCCCGAAGCCCCGACACGGTCGAGATGCGCATCGTCGCGCGCCCCTGCCGCAAACGGTAAACGTAATAGGCCGTCATCGGGACGACCAGCGTCAGCAGCCACAGCAGCTTCGGATTGGCAAATCTCACTATATCCACTTACTTTCCGATTTATTCCCGTTCATTACTATCCGTTTTTCCCGACAGCGCGGTTCTGCCTTTCCCGGACTTTCCGCTCCGCCGAGCGCCCTGCGGGAAACGCCCGCCCGAGTCCGAAGCGGCTCCGTCCCGTCCCGATATTTCGTCCTCAGAGAAAGCGTCCTTTTTCTGTCGCACGGAACAGGTTCCCCCCGGCCGAACTACCAGTTTTTGCCCGACCGTCCGACGACTTTCGCCTTCTTCGCGTCGACCTTCTCTTTGGTCTTGTCCTCGCTGCCCTGCACGGCATCGAGCAGACGTTCGGCCTCCTCGCGGCTCATGCCGCCGTCTTGCGGCTGCTTGCCCGAATCCGGACGGGGCTTGTCGCTCGGATCGCTCGGATCGTTCGGATCGTTCGGATCGTTCGGATCGCCGTCCGGATTCCGGTTCGGGTCCTTGTTCGGGTCCCGATTCGGGTCGTCGTTTCGGTTGTTCCGATCGTTATCGTTCTTCCGGTCGTTCTGGTTATTCTGATTATCCCGATTATCCTGATTGTTTTGATTATTCTGATCGTTCTGGTTATTCTGGTTGTTCTGATCGTTCTGGTTGTTCTGATCCCGATCGAGCAGTTTTTTCGTGTAGGCGTAGTTGAACTTGGCCTCCATATCGCCGGGGTTCAGCTTCAGCGAATTTTTGTAAGCCTCGAGGGCTTCCTGCAACTTGCGCTGCTTGAACAGCGCGTTTCCCTGATTGAAAAATGCCTGAGCGGCTTCCTCG from Alistipes ihumii AP11 carries:
- a CDS encoding VWA domain-containing protein, whose amino-acid sequence is MFRFATPEYFYLLLILPLLWGVHLLSARARRRAIERFGDPATVSELMPEASTARPRYKFVLFSAAVLLLVVALARPQFGSKLKEVTRTGIEMMLAVDVSNSMLAQDFEPSRLERTKFAIDRLTQQLEQDRIGLIVFAGDAYMQLPITSDYVAARSFAAQISPTMVSKQGTAIGAAIDLAASSFSSGSEGSRVIVVISDGENHEDDALAAAKAAAEKGIRIYTIGIGTPEGAPISIDGEFIKDEQGDMVVSKLDEQMLEQIALTTGGAYIRATNRSLGLDEIVQKINEVEKKELTSTVFEDFNEQYQYLIGLALALLLLEFAMLERRSRLLARFNIFRKR
- a CDS encoding vWA domain-containing protein, with product MRFANPKLLWLLTLVVPMTAYYVYRLRQGRATMRISTVSGLRGVPRGARYYLRHMPFVLRCGAVALLVVALARPQSSQSDSSRTTEGIDIVLSLDISGSMLARDFQPDRISAAKEVAASFIADRPNDRIGLVVFAGESFTQSPLTTDKASLLNILGTVRSGMIDDGTAIGNGLATAVNRLRESQAKSKVVILLTDGVNNSGQIAPLTAADIASTLGIRVYTIGVGSEGQAPYPALDMWGNLSFVPMKVEIDEKILSDIAEKTGGRYFRATDNEKLREIYKEINRLEKSRVEVESQTRYDERFAPFVLGALLLLAAGFAMRRLWFRQIP
- a CDS encoding O-acetylhomoserine aminocarboxypropyltransferase/cysteine synthase family protein is translated as MTGDEREFETLQVHAGYTPDATHSRVTPLYQTTAYTFDSAEHGADLFALRESGNIYTRLQNPTTDMLEKRVAALEGGPAALAVSSGHSAQLVALTSILSPGDNFVSSPYLYGGTHNQFKIVLRNFGLECRFAPDNDPQHMESLIDPRTRAIYVETIGNPSFAVPDFGALAALARRYDLPLIVDNTFGAGGYLCRPIEYGAAVVVESATKWLGGHGTSMGGVIVEGGTYDWNNGKYPMLSEPSESYHGLRFTEAFGQLAFIAKCRAEGVRDLGCCISPFNSFMIMQGIETLSLRVQREADNALALARYFKAHPLVEQVFYPGLEDDPHHELAARYLRHGFGCVLSVVLKGDKRQTESLVDHLRLVSHLANVGDNRTLIIQPAATTHSQLSEEEQRAAGVLPTLLRISAGIEHIDDLIRDFEQAFFYVKA
- the metX gene encoding homoserine O-acetyltransferase family protein, encoding MPVRYYKYDKPFVLENGERLPELQIAYHTYGKFKGNNAIWVCHALTANSDVADWWPRTVEQGRFLDPRRYYVVCANVIGSHYGSTGPLSLNPATGKPYYGSFPFITVRDMVNAHLLLADHLGVGSVRAVIGSSIGGFQALEMALARPGFAERLALIATAARSQPWTIAFNESQRMAIEADGTFGAEDGEAGKRGMRVSRSVGLLSYRGSSAYNATQQENDNLYKVAGFRATTYQQYQGDKLCRRFDAYSYYRLTQAFDSHNVGRYRGGVESALSTIRCPAMIVGISSDMLFPVSEQVFLYRHIPNSRLRLIDSPFGHDGFLVEYDKLNAILKPFVNGSI
- a CDS encoding tetratricopeptide repeat protein; protein product: MIRRTILTVLLLVFCGAAAAQKYPERRAIRSGNRQYEKGAYPEAETAYRRALEKTPDSPEATFNLSDALYKQERYDEAGKLAASAAQQLAADPSRREEAAQAFFNQGNALFKQRKLQEALEAYKNSLKLNPGDMEAKFNYAYTKKLLDRDQNNQNDQNNQNNQNDQNNQNNQDNRDNQNNQNDRKNDNDRNNRNDDPNRDPNKDPNRNPDGDPNDPNDPNDPSDPSDKPRPDSGKQPQDGGMSREEAERLLDAVQGSEDKTKEKVDAKKAKVVGRSGKNW